A part of Solea solea chromosome 8, fSolSol10.1, whole genome shotgun sequence genomic DNA contains:
- the mvk gene encoding mevalonate kinase: MKVNDCFVSAPGKAILHGEHAVVHGKVALAVSLNLRTFLRLKATTTGKVCINLPNIDIFLSWDLSELKQLIPYCCAQRVEQKCLDPELVRRLHEFVGAADGNLDTCHMATLAFLYLYLSLFGSGELPSLTVSVWSELPTGAGLGSSAAYSVCLAAALLCTSGAITAPLKEPDHAARWCQEDLELINSWAFRGEMIIHGNPSGVDNAVGTWGGMLRFLAGKIIPLSRVPLLRILLTNTKVPRSTKVLVAGVKDKINKFPAVMTPVLDSVDAISCTCEKVLSDMTSEPITGEHYNILEELIDINQHHLNVLGVGHPALDTLCRVTLTRGLHSKLTGAGGGGCGITLLRPETDSQVVESTVQDLRNCGFDCWETSIGGPGVQQHSPLSVKDEVLEILNRY; this comes from the exons ATGAAAGTCAACGACTGCTTCGTGTCTGCTCCTGGGAAGGCGATCCTTCACGGGGAGCATGCAGTCGTGCACGGGAAG GTGGCCCTTGCTGTCAGTTTGAACCTGagaacatttttaaggttgaaGGCCACCACTACTGGCAAAGTTTGCATCAATCTCCCGAATATTGACATATTTCTCAGCTGGGACCTTTCTGAGCTGAAGCAGCTAATTCCTTATTGCTGTG CTCAGCGGGTGGAGCAGAAATGTCTGGACCCTGAACTCGTGAGGAGACTGCATGAATTTGTTGGCGCTGCAGATGGAAACCTGGACACCTGCCACATGGCCACCTTAGCCTTCCTCTACCTCTACCTCTCGTTGTTTGGCTCAGG cgAGCTGCCCAGCTTGACGGTGTCTGTGTGGTCGGAGCTGCCGACTGGAGCAGGACTGGGGTCAAGTGCCGCCTACTCGGTGTGTTTAGCCGCAGCTCTGCTCTGCACGAGTGGAGCCATTACCGCTCCACTCAAAGAGCCGGATCACGCCGCCag GTGGTGCCAGGAGGATCTTGAGCTCATCAACAGCTGGGCATTCCGAGGGGAAATGATCATCCATGGTAATCCATCAGGAGTGGACAATGCTGTAGGAACATGGG GTGGCATGCTGAGGTTCTTGGCTGGGAAGATAATACCACTGAGCAG AGTGCCGTTATTAAGAATCCTCCTCACTAACACCAAAGTACCTCGCAGCACCAAGGTACTTGTTGCCGGGGTGAAGGACAAAATTAACAAG TTTCCCGCCGTGATGACCCCAGTGTTGGACTCAGTCGATGCCATTTCCTGCACATGTGAGAAAGTCCTCTCAGACATGACCTCTGAACCCATCACAGGAGAGCACTACAATATTTTAGAG GAGCTCATTGACATTAACCAGCACCATCTGAATGTGTTGGGCGTGGGACACCCTGCCCTGGACACACTGTGTCGGGTCACACTAACCAGAGGACTCCACAGCAAGCTAACTGGTGCGGGGGGAGGAGGCTGTGGCATCACACTACTCAGACCAG AAACGGACTCCCAGGTTGTGGAGAGTACAGTGCAGGACTTGAGAAACTGCGGCTTTGACTGCTGGGAAACGAGTATTGGCGGGCCAGGTGTCCAGCAGCACTCTCCTTTGTCTGTTAAGGACGAAGTTCTGGAGATTTTAAACcgatattaa